One segment of Allorhodopirellula heiligendammensis DNA contains the following:
- a CDS encoding squalene--hopene cyclase, whose protein sequence is MAVPSALLLTLFLACSPIAHAQFPTAQMGEVVPRDVREVYEKGLQYLAKTQTEDGDWRGGQGGPGVTGMAVMAFLASGEDPNFGIYSGNIRRGLRSILLSQDSATGIYGGAMGHTSMYNHGFAMLAIAESYGAVDDSDLWRGSAKQSEDGTGMTLGHSLELAVRGAVTSQKKNRFGGWRYGPDATDADTSVSGAMMVGLLAARNAGIEVPDEAIDRGVAYFKSMTSPSGQVAYAGIGGFDDSIPRISIGTLVYAIARRKDMPEFKATLGALTSRLEQPASGSYLRYGQYYEAQALFQGDVEAWEKWNEQLIRELKADQGADGGFSGGLGNSVDSALSLLAMALNFRFLPIYER, encoded by the coding sequence ATGGCGGTGCCTTCCGCACTTTTATTAACTTTATTTCTCGCTTGTTCCCCAATCGCTCACGCTCAATTCCCCACCGCTCAAATGGGCGAGGTCGTTCCGCGTGATGTGCGCGAGGTCTATGAGAAGGGACTGCAGTACCTCGCCAAAACGCAAACCGAGGACGGGGATTGGCGCGGTGGTCAGGGCGGGCCGGGAGTCACCGGCATGGCCGTGATGGCATTCCTCGCATCAGGAGAAGATCCCAATTTCGGTATCTACAGTGGCAACATCCGTCGTGGTTTGCGAAGCATCTTGCTCAGTCAAGACTCGGCAACGGGTATTTACGGCGGCGCCATGGGGCACACGAGTATGTACAACCATGGTTTTGCGATGCTGGCGATCGCTGAGTCCTACGGCGCCGTCGACGACTCAGACCTGTGGCGTGGCAGTGCGAAACAGAGCGAAGACGGAACTGGCATGACGCTTGGTCACTCCCTCGAACTCGCCGTGCGTGGTGCAGTCACCTCGCAAAAGAAAAACCGCTTCGGGGGTTGGCGGTACGGTCCTGACGCGACCGATGCGGATACATCCGTCAGTGGCGCCATGATGGTCGGATTGCTCGCGGCGCGTAACGCGGGCATCGAGGTGCCCGACGAAGCGATCGATCGTGGCGTGGCGTATTTCAAATCGATGACCAGCCCATCGGGACAGGTCGCCTACGCAGGCATCGGGGGCTTCGACGACTCGATCCCACGAATTTCCATTGGGACGCTGGTCTATGCCATCGCACGACGCAAGGACATGCCCGAGTTCAAAGCGACCCTAGGAGCATTGACGAGCCGGCTCGAACAGCCCGCCAGCGGCAGTTATCTGCGTTACGGTCAATACTATGAGGCCCAGGCATTGTTCCAAGGCGACGTTGAGGCCTGGGAGAAATGGAATGAGCAATTGATTCGCGAACTCAAAGCCGACCAGGGTGCCGATGGTGGATTCTCGGGAGGGCTCGGAAACTCCGTCGATTCGGCCCTGTCACTCCTCGCGATGGCACTCAACTTCCGCTTCTTGCCAATCTACGAACGATGA
- a CDS encoding DUF2157 domain-containing protein: MSVVTNSSGPDSGPPKAPRTGANSMPPASLSSPHHGSLRVPDSLHQQLLGYRRHVWRIKILEAAAIAVFGLAAAFLIVYGWDRLADTPRMMRTGLLMAAVALMAIVPWFVYRWVWRHRGLEPLARLLSRELPAVGDQLLGVIELTHSDSEQARSPALCQAAMNQVAADASRRDLAHAAPPSHYRLWSTLAAVMVIASIALAAIYPAAAANAMSRLVMPWKNTPRYTFTHIEPLPNELVLPHGEATTLPVVLADTTRWQPPTATLQIGNQPLARASLENGQYQFNLPPQITSDNLTLRVGDVTQSVNVEPTLRPELASVMAAVRLPEYLGQNAVRRVDSRGGSVTMVRGSQAVFTATINRDLAAGQINEQEREVAGATLASDQVAIDEVSSMKFQWQDQLGLTGREPFELTVNTVDDEAPTLICDGLPRQAVVLDSETLKFTARANDDFGIRRIGLMWRGLDMGAVEHPASGERPLAAGDFDTPEVEAIGTFCATTLGIEAQPIEVFVWAEDFLPGRNRIYSPPHVLYVLTPDQHAIWMNEQLSKWHRQALDVRDRERQLYEKNKELRDMSAAELDTAENRREIERQASAETSNGRRLDRLGKLGDELVLAASRNPEIGVGHLERWAEMLQVLKDLSQNRMPSVADLLDNAAEQPSLVDGRPRPDGEITPAKPTSVSGPKAGKNLAAGGGKGAKPFEGKAPSLRNAPSLVDMESSANSPDEGNAEPGPPKKPSSPSLRLPTTTVMGKSQPKQEQPPQAQQESMDKAVEEQADVLAEFDRLADELNAVLANLEGSTLVKRLKAASRQQNVVAGRLTDQLQPAFGVSRPTMDVSVRDELDKLQETEASSVTNVSYIMDDLAAYFERRRFMRFKATLDEMKQADVIGGLRQLSTELVSKQGLSVAQAEYWSDAMDRWAENLVDPACSGSCPGGKSPESLPPSIVLEVLQILEAEVNLREETRVAEQAKPAMKEAERAENVETLASSQDAINERVVKVIARIEELPDARKHFGKELQMLAAVDQVMSEATGILKNADTGALAIAAETEAIELILRSKRINPKGGGGGGGSSPGGGGSGNTTDSALALVGKGRNEKEVRENREVGQTTGESGAVLPEEFRRGLDLYFNRMGGS, translated from the coding sequence ATGAGTGTTGTCACCAATTCATCAGGTCCAGATTCAGGGCCGCCGAAGGCTCCTCGCACTGGTGCCAATAGCATGCCGCCGGCCAGCCTGTCGTCGCCCCATCACGGCAGTCTACGAGTACCGGACTCGCTACATCAACAATTGCTTGGTTATCGCCGTCATGTGTGGCGAATCAAGATTTTAGAGGCTGCTGCAATCGCGGTCTTCGGCCTCGCCGCTGCGTTCTTAATCGTCTACGGTTGGGACCGCTTGGCCGACACGCCGCGAATGATGCGCACCGGTCTGCTCATGGCGGCGGTAGCATTGATGGCGATCGTGCCATGGTTCGTCTATCGCTGGGTGTGGCGACATCGCGGTCTCGAACCCTTGGCTCGCTTGCTCAGCCGCGAGTTGCCGGCCGTCGGAGATCAATTGCTGGGCGTGATCGAACTGACTCACAGTGACTCGGAGCAAGCCCGTTCACCGGCGTTGTGCCAAGCGGCAATGAATCAAGTTGCCGCGGATGCCTCGCGCCGCGATCTCGCTCACGCGGCACCCCCGTCGCACTATCGCCTGTGGAGTACTCTCGCGGCAGTCATGGTCATCGCTAGCATTGCCCTGGCCGCAATCTATCCTGCCGCGGCAGCCAACGCGATGTCGCGGTTGGTCATGCCGTGGAAGAACACACCTCGCTACACGTTTACTCATATTGAACCTTTGCCAAACGAATTGGTGCTACCGCATGGCGAAGCGACGACGCTGCCGGTTGTCCTGGCCGATACGACGCGGTGGCAACCACCGACGGCAACGCTGCAGATTGGTAACCAGCCACTGGCCCGAGCGAGTCTGGAGAATGGTCAGTACCAATTCAACCTGCCGCCACAGATCACGTCTGACAACCTGACACTTCGCGTCGGCGACGTGACCCAAAGCGTGAACGTCGAACCAACTCTGCGTCCTGAACTGGCGTCGGTGATGGCGGCGGTGAGGTTGCCGGAGTATCTCGGCCAGAACGCGGTTCGCCGCGTCGACTCCCGAGGCGGCAGCGTGACGATGGTCCGCGGCAGTCAAGCGGTTTTTACTGCAACGATTAATCGTGATTTAGCAGCAGGACAGATTAATGAACAGGAGCGGGAAGTCGCCGGCGCGACACTGGCCAGCGACCAGGTGGCGATCGACGAAGTCTCCTCAATGAAGTTCCAATGGCAAGATCAACTTGGTTTGACCGGCCGCGAACCGTTCGAACTCACTGTCAACACAGTCGACGACGAAGCCCCAACATTGATCTGTGACGGGTTGCCTCGCCAAGCGGTAGTGCTTGACAGCGAGACGTTGAAATTCACTGCTCGGGCGAACGATGATTTTGGAATTCGGCGAATTGGTCTGATGTGGCGAGGCCTTGACATGGGCGCCGTCGAGCATCCTGCGTCCGGTGAACGCCCCTTGGCCGCTGGTGATTTTGATACTCCCGAAGTCGAAGCGATCGGAACGTTCTGCGCCACGACGCTGGGCATCGAGGCACAGCCGATCGAAGTGTTCGTTTGGGCAGAAGATTTCCTGCCGGGGCGAAATCGGATCTATTCGCCACCGCACGTGCTCTATGTCCTGACCCCAGATCAGCATGCGATTTGGATGAACGAGCAGCTTAGCAAGTGGCACCGCCAAGCCCTCGATGTTCGCGATCGCGAGCGGCAACTCTATGAAAAAAACAAAGAGCTGCGCGACATGTCAGCGGCAGAGCTTGATACGGCCGAGAACCGCCGCGAGATCGAACGGCAGGCCTCCGCGGAAACATCCAACGGACGCCGACTCGATCGGCTCGGCAAGCTCGGTGACGAACTCGTCTTGGCCGCCTCACGCAATCCCGAGATCGGCGTCGGACATCTCGAACGGTGGGCCGAGATGCTACAAGTCTTAAAGGACCTGTCGCAAAACCGCATGCCCTCCGTCGCGGACCTGCTCGACAATGCCGCCGAGCAGCCGAGCCTGGTCGACGGACGCCCCCGCCCGGACGGAGAAATCACGCCGGCCAAACCGACCAGCGTCAGCGGACCGAAGGCAGGCAAAAACCTGGCCGCAGGTGGCGGCAAGGGTGCCAAACCGTTCGAAGGCAAAGCGCCGTCGCTGCGTAATGCGCCCTCCCTTGTTGATATGGAATCATCGGCGAACTCGCCCGACGAGGGCAACGCGGAGCCCGGACCCCCGAAGAAACCTAGCAGCCCCTCGCTGCGACTCCCCACGACAACTGTCATGGGCAAGAGTCAACCCAAACAGGAGCAACCGCCCCAGGCCCAGCAAGAATCCATGGACAAAGCGGTGGAGGAGCAAGCAGATGTGCTGGCTGAATTCGATCGCCTCGCCGATGAACTCAACGCGGTGCTGGCAAACCTCGAAGGCAGCACGCTCGTGAAGCGACTCAAGGCTGCCTCACGGCAACAGAACGTTGTCGCCGGTCGGTTGACCGATCAACTGCAACCTGCCTTCGGTGTCAGCCGTCCGACAATGGATGTCTCGGTACGCGATGAACTTGACAAGTTGCAGGAAACCGAAGCATCCAGCGTGACCAACGTTTCCTACATCATGGATGACCTGGCAGCGTACTTTGAACGGCGGCGATTCATGCGATTCAAAGCCACCCTCGACGAGATGAAACAAGCCGATGTGATCGGCGGGTTGCGGCAACTGTCGACGGAATTGGTCAGCAAACAGGGGCTCTCGGTCGCCCAAGCGGAATACTGGTCCGACGCGATGGACCGGTGGGCTGAGAACCTCGTCGATCCCGCCTGCAGCGGATCGTGCCCCGGTGGAAAGTCACCTGAGAGCTTGCCTCCATCGATCGTCCTGGAGGTCCTGCAGATTCTCGAAGCGGAAGTCAACTTGCGAGAAGAAACCCGCGTCGCGGAGCAGGCCAAACCCGCAATGAAAGAAGCCGAGCGTGCTGAGAACGTCGAGACGCTCGCGAGCTCGCAAGACGCTATCAACGAGCGGGTGGTCAAGGTCATCGCGCGGATTGAAGAACTGCCCGATGCGAGAAAGCACTTTGGGAAGGAACTCCAAATGTTAGCGGCCGTTGACCAAGTGATGAGCGAAGCGACCGGTATTTTGAAGAATGCTGACACTGGAGCACTCGCTATTGCTGCCGAAACTGAGGCGATCGAATTGATACTGCGGTCCAAGCGGATCAATCCCAAGGGAGGCGGCGGCGGAGGAGGCTCGTCGCCCGGCGGTGGCGGCAGTGGAAACACCACTGATTCGGCCCTGGCATTGGTTGGAAAAGGCCGCAATGAGAAAGAGGTTCGTGAGAATCGCGAAGTCGGGCAAACGACCGGAGAGAGTGGTGCCGTGCTCCCTGAGGAGTTCCGCCGTGGATTGGATCTGTATTTTAACCGGATGGGAGGATCCTGA
- a CDS encoding TlpA family protein disulfide reductase gives MKHCILITFLCVLSGGLSVSAAESSSPGLLRLVGGDYIPGYLANSKPQEQRDGITRQLAWQHPEFATPIQFNLQSVVVASFPPPDQATPAMGQFAIELVGGDRVFGSILDIDGEAVHVGTEEFGELVIERSAVRRILRWNDGAAVLFAGPGDVLDWKVRPDAQAWHSGGNQLHTDKPSATAFRDIGLPETLRIEFELAWEGEPNFEFAVGVDAKNTEYGGNSAFHIEVWDDQITLMRELDQIADCVPLGNWKDLNGSLRLTLELDQAEGRMVALSPQAKVLGEITVNGDNYPGVRPGIRLTNIAGNVSLESLRVLRLTGQTSRETATDEDLIVLTDQTAQRGRWTDVIDNEWVLAEGESEQLIDPSKVLSIDLHSPPAGSSDQVSESRASRPENKPNATDASSPTVQVVTHGGVRLSGELQASRDGKLTLTSDLILEPIELRHADISRVSVASSGKIASESSKFILGRLEFPDARLTGRFIDTADQNQPTPLRFSPRHASAVNLMPTFSGRMVYRESPPPETAKQRRLREQREAAMKRANQRQANQGGVWNALARAFGNTASNKPLNSSPRSMHLRSGEIIPCEVTAIDERGVAFTSEVTERTRLPLDQIRAIAFTAGCRDPEIEAARRDRLLTVPRMRKKNPPTHLIVANNGDILRGRLVRVTDTNIEVATRLETIPIKRSVVAQIIWLDDHSDDEQGDDAESTGKESDELAVRAILRNGNRMSLLARSLESSVLIGEHPLLGESQIKLGDVNELLIGIDINQAERDQPYGDWLLKDAPEPIIESAEGEGGAAAMSPLVGTAAPDFSLDLLGGGTFSISGSRGQVIVLDFWATWCGPCMQAMPVIEQAVAEFDEDDVRLVAVNLQETAEPILETLARLDISPEVALDIDGVAAARYQANAIPQTVVIDRAGKITHLFVGGGAKLGEQLHAAIAKTLEDEESQPNGQE, from the coding sequence ATGAAACACTGCATCCTGATCACGTTCCTGTGCGTTCTATCCGGCGGGTTATCGGTGAGCGCCGCCGAGTCCTCGTCGCCAGGGCTGCTACGACTCGTCGGCGGGGATTACATCCCAGGATATTTAGCGAATTCCAAACCGCAGGAGCAACGCGATGGCATCACGCGTCAGCTCGCATGGCAACATCCTGAATTCGCCACGCCGATTCAGTTCAATTTGCAATCGGTTGTTGTCGCATCCTTTCCTCCTCCCGACCAAGCCACCCCAGCGATGGGGCAATTTGCGATCGAATTGGTTGGCGGCGATCGTGTCTTTGGAAGCATTCTCGATATCGATGGGGAGGCCGTTCATGTCGGTACCGAGGAGTTCGGTGAGCTGGTCATCGAGCGTTCTGCCGTACGACGAATCTTGCGTTGGAACGATGGCGCGGCGGTGCTATTCGCGGGCCCCGGGGATGTGTTGGACTGGAAAGTTCGGCCCGATGCGCAAGCATGGCATTCCGGTGGCAACCAACTGCACACTGACAAGCCCAGCGCAACAGCGTTTCGCGATATTGGGCTACCCGAGACGCTAAGGATCGAATTTGAACTGGCGTGGGAAGGCGAACCTAACTTTGAGTTTGCGGTAGGCGTCGACGCGAAGAATACCGAATATGGAGGCAACAGTGCATTTCATATTGAGGTCTGGGATGACCAGATCACGTTGATGCGTGAACTGGATCAGATTGCTGATTGTGTGCCCCTGGGGAACTGGAAGGACCTCAACGGTAGTCTGCGGTTAACGCTGGAACTCGATCAAGCTGAGGGGCGCATGGTGGCATTGTCGCCCCAAGCCAAAGTGCTCGGTGAAATCACCGTCAATGGTGACAACTATCCCGGCGTCCGCCCCGGCATTCGGCTGACCAATATCGCAGGCAATGTGAGCCTAGAATCACTGCGTGTGTTGCGACTGACCGGCCAGACGTCCCGAGAAACGGCCACCGACGAAGACCTCATCGTGCTCACTGACCAGACGGCTCAGCGCGGACGTTGGACGGATGTTATCGACAACGAGTGGGTCCTCGCCGAAGGCGAATCGGAACAGCTGATCGATCCATCGAAAGTGCTCTCGATTGACTTACATTCTCCGCCAGCGGGTTCTAGCGACCAAGTGTCTGAGAGCCGAGCATCCCGGCCAGAGAATAAACCCAATGCGACCGATGCATCCTCCCCGACTGTTCAAGTCGTTACCCATGGCGGCGTTCGCCTCAGTGGAGAGCTGCAGGCGTCCCGTGACGGCAAATTGACGCTCACCAGTGATCTCATTCTCGAACCGATCGAACTGCGGCATGCGGACATCAGCAGAGTCTCGGTAGCGAGTTCCGGTAAGATCGCGTCCGAATCGTCTAAGTTCATTCTTGGCAGACTTGAGTTCCCAGACGCTCGATTGACGGGTCGTTTCATTGACACCGCAGACCAGAATCAGCCGACTCCACTGCGGTTTTCGCCGCGTCATGCCTCCGCTGTCAATCTCATGCCCACGTTTTCGGGCCGCATGGTTTATCGCGAATCACCTCCACCGGAGACTGCGAAACAACGCCGGCTGCGTGAACAGCGTGAGGCCGCCATGAAACGAGCAAACCAGCGTCAGGCTAATCAGGGCGGCGTTTGGAATGCACTCGCTCGTGCCTTCGGCAACACTGCCTCAAATAAGCCTCTTAATTCCTCGCCGCGATCGATGCACCTGCGGTCCGGTGAGATCATTCCCTGCGAGGTCACCGCGATCGATGAGCGGGGTGTGGCGTTCACCTCAGAAGTCACCGAGCGAACACGATTACCGCTCGATCAGATTCGGGCGATTGCGTTTACCGCTGGATGCCGCGATCCTGAGATTGAGGCGGCCCGACGCGACCGTTTATTGACCGTGCCACGGATGCGAAAAAAAAATCCCCCGACGCATTTAATCGTTGCTAACAACGGGGACATTCTCCGAGGTCGGCTCGTCCGCGTGACGGATACCAACATTGAGGTCGCAACTCGGCTGGAAACCATTCCCATCAAACGCTCCGTCGTCGCGCAGATCATTTGGCTCGATGATCATTCCGATGACGAGCAAGGCGATGACGCCGAATCAACCGGCAAGGAGTCGGACGAATTAGCAGTGCGAGCGATCTTGCGAAACGGCAACCGCATGTCGCTGCTGGCCCGCAGCCTAGAAAGCAGTGTATTGATTGGCGAACATCCCTTGCTGGGCGAATCTCAAATCAAGCTTGGTGATGTCAACGAATTGTTGATCGGCATCGATATCAACCAGGCTGAGCGAGACCAGCCCTATGGTGATTGGTTGTTAAAAGACGCTCCCGAGCCGATTATCGAGAGTGCAGAGGGCGAGGGTGGCGCAGCGGCGATGTCACCGCTTGTCGGCACCGCTGCCCCCGACTTCTCGCTGGACCTGCTCGGTGGCGGAACGTTCTCAATCTCAGGTTCACGCGGACAAGTCATCGTTTTGGATTTCTGGGCGACTTGGTGCGGTCCGTGCATGCAGGCGATGCCAGTGATCGAGCAAGCCGTCGCGGAGTTCGATGAGGATGACGTGCGACTGGTCGCGGTGAATCTACAGGAGACCGCTGAGCCCATTCTCGAAACGCTCGCAAGACTGGACATTTCACCGGAGGTTGCGCTCGATATCGATGGAGTCGCAGCCGCTCGATATCAAGCCAATGCGATCCCGCAAACCGTCGTGATCGACCGTGCAGGCAAGATCACACACCTGTTTGTCGGAGGCGGCGCAAAACTAGGTGAGCAGCTCCACGCCGCGATTGCGAAGACATTGGAAGATGAAGAATCGCAACCCAACGGCCAGGAGTGA